A genomic stretch from Chiloscyllium punctatum isolate Juve2018m chromosome 40, sChiPun1.3, whole genome shotgun sequence includes:
- the cdip1 gene encoding cell death-inducing p53-target protein 1 isoform X1 has protein sequence MSEEPPPPYPGGPSAPLLEEKPGQPPSAVHMLPTTTQTHGYSVPPDGGPPPYEPMAQPGFVPLHTPAEGGIPPHGYYPTAGHYPPPGHYVPPGHYPPPPGHYAPQTGQTATVIVPPGAATTVTVLQGEMFQAAPVQTMCPHCQQTITTKITYEVGLLNTLFCLFCCFVGCDLGCCLIPCLIDDLKDVMHTCPNCKAYIYTYKRVC, from the exons ATGTCGGAAGAACCACCACCTCCATATCCTGGGGGACCTTCTGCTCCATTACTTGAAGAGAAACCAGGACAGCCACCATCAGCAG TGCATATGCTGCCCACTACTACTCAAACTCATGGGTATTCTGTCCCACCAGACGGTGGACCACCTCCTTATGAGCCAATGGCGCAACCAGGATTTGTACCACTCCACACACCAGCAGAAGGTGGTATACCGCCACATG GTTACTATCCAACAGCTGGACATTACCCACCACCAGGCCATTATGTACCCCCGGGTCACTATCCTCCCCCTCCTGGACACTATGCACCTCAGACTGGACAAACAGCAACTGTTATAGTCCCTCCAGGTGCTGCAACAACAGTGACAGTGCTGCAAGGGGAAATGTTTCAAGCTGCACCAGTGCAGACCATGTGCCCTCACTGCCAGCAGACCATTACAACTAAGATCACTTATGAAGTCGGCTTATTGAATACTTTGTTCTGCCTCTTCTGCTGTTTTGTGGG ATGTGACTTGGGATGCTGCTTAATTCCCTGCTTGATAGATGATCTGAAGGATGTGATGCACACTTGTCCAAACTGTAAAGCTTACATATACACATACAAGCGGGTATGCTAA
- the cdip1 gene encoding cell death-inducing p53-target protein 1 isoform X2: protein MSEEPPPPYPGGPSAPLLEEKPGQPPSADGGPPPYEPMAQPGFVPLHTPAEGGIPPHGYYPTAGHYPPPGHYVPPGHYPPPPGHYAPQTGQTATVIVPPGAATTVTVLQGEMFQAAPVQTMCPHCQQTITTKITYEVGLLNTLFCLFCCFVGCDLGCCLIPCLIDDLKDVMHTCPNCKAYIYTYKRVC from the exons ATGTCGGAAGAACCACCACCTCCATATCCTGGGGGACCTTCTGCTCCATTACTTGAAGAGAAACCAGGACAGCCACCATCAGCAG ACGGTGGACCACCTCCTTATGAGCCAATGGCGCAACCAGGATTTGTACCACTCCACACACCAGCAGAAGGTGGTATACCGCCACATG GTTACTATCCAACAGCTGGACATTACCCACCACCAGGCCATTATGTACCCCCGGGTCACTATCCTCCCCCTCCTGGACACTATGCACCTCAGACTGGACAAACAGCAACTGTTATAGTCCCTCCAGGTGCTGCAACAACAGTGACAGTGCTGCAAGGGGAAATGTTTCAAGCTGCACCAGTGCAGACCATGTGCCCTCACTGCCAGCAGACCATTACAACTAAGATCACTTATGAAGTCGGCTTATTGAATACTTTGTTCTGCCTCTTCTGCTGTTTTGTGGG ATGTGACTTGGGATGCTGCTTAATTCCCTGCTTGATAGATGATCTGAAGGATGTGATGCACACTTGTCCAAACTGTAAAGCTTACATATACACATACAAGCGGGTATGCTAA